One Scomber scombrus chromosome 1, fScoSco1.1, whole genome shotgun sequence DNA segment encodes these proteins:
- the ss18l2 gene encoding SS18-like protein 2 — MYEGAANMSIVFVPKKLRGKAKINQETIQRLLDENDQLIRCITEYMQKGRAVECVQYQQILHRNIVYLATIADASPDNVPPSSNSASNETSVSRPPVNGHGGT; from the exons ATGTACGAGGGAGCCGCGAACATGTCGATTGTTTTTGTGCCAAAGAAACTCCGAGGAAAGGCTAAAATAAACCAAGAAACGATACAGAGG CTGCTGGATGAAAACGATCAGCTGATAAGATGTATCACAGAGTACATGCAGAAAGGACGGGCAGTGGAGTGTGTGCA ATACCAACAGATCCTGCACCGCAACATCGTCTATCTGGCAACCATAGCTGACGCCAGCCCGGACAACGTGCCTCCATCGTCAAAT TCCGCATCTAATGAAACATCTGTCTCCAGACCACCTGTGAATGGACATGGAGGGACATGA